Proteins found in one Deltaproteobacteria bacterium IMCC39524 genomic segment:
- a CDS encoding efflux RND transporter periplasmic adaptor subunit — translation MRIKKTSILIVALVMVITGLALSLVSTGPGNGSLGAVANLATPASVEAAQQYTCGMHPMVITDEPGLCPICNMDLTPLKSAGSESSIPAGERKIKYWVAPMDPTFIRDEPGQSPMGMDLVPVYEDESATGSIISIDPVTSQNMGVRMTTVTRKKLSRTVRTVGLVGYEEPKQFSVNSKVDGWVERLYVNQTGQFVKRGSPLLEIYSPVLVSAQEEFLLARNNSHSLAKSPFPSIADGAKRLLDSSRRRLKLWDISDRQITRLEKSGEVAKTLTLYAPYDGIVNMKMVREGQYVKSGMELLMISDISKVWIYADIYEYEMPWVKVGQKAQIILPYVGSDPIESEVSYIYPFVEPKTRTVKARFDIDNPEFTLKPDMYVNVRLDTEPVENALTVPVEAVLHSGERKTVFVALGEGKFEPRLVKTGLLSEEGDIEIVQGLLEGENVVVSAQFMLDSESKLREAIQKMLNPEPPAPADHKHDEPSMKESDKDQKELESLFE, via the coding sequence TGGTTTCGACTGGTCCGGGCAACGGCAGCCTTGGTGCTGTTGCCAACCTTGCGACGCCAGCTTCAGTCGAGGCAGCACAGCAGTACACCTGCGGTATGCACCCTATGGTTATTACGGATGAGCCCGGCCTGTGCCCCATCTGCAATATGGATTTAACGCCTTTGAAATCGGCCGGCTCAGAATCATCAATACCTGCCGGGGAGCGCAAGATCAAGTATTGGGTGGCGCCGATGGATCCGACTTTTATTCGTGATGAACCTGGCCAGTCACCGATGGGTATGGACTTGGTTCCGGTTTATGAAGACGAGTCTGCTACGGGGTCAATCATCTCTATTGACCCTGTCACCTCACAGAATATGGGTGTGCGCATGACGACTGTCACGCGTAAAAAATTGAGCCGTACCGTGCGTACGGTCGGTTTGGTCGGCTATGAAGAACCGAAGCAATTTTCAGTTAACAGTAAAGTCGATGGTTGGGTTGAACGGCTTTATGTCAATCAAACCGGACAGTTCGTTAAAAGAGGTTCGCCTTTGTTGGAGATCTATAGCCCGGTGTTGGTCAGTGCACAGGAAGAATTCCTCCTGGCCCGCAACAACAGTCATTCTCTGGCAAAATCACCTTTTCCGTCGATCGCCGATGGCGCTAAGCGACTGCTTGATTCTTCCCGGCGTCGTTTGAAGCTGTGGGACATCAGTGACCGTCAGATTACACGCCTTGAGAAGAGCGGAGAGGTTGCCAAAACCCTGACTCTCTACGCTCCTTATGACGGCATCGTTAATATGAAAATGGTCAGGGAAGGGCAGTATGTCAAGAGCGGCATGGAGCTTCTGATGATATCCGACATTTCGAAAGTCTGGATTTATGCTGATATCTATGAATATGAAATGCCATGGGTTAAGGTCGGTCAGAAAGCGCAAATCATTCTTCCTTATGTCGGCAGTGATCCGATCGAGAGTGAAGTCAGCTATATCTACCCCTTTGTTGAACCGAAAACCCGCACGGTCAAGGCGCGTTTCGACATCGACAATCCTGAATTCACCTTGAAGCCCGACATGTATGTCAATGTTCGCCTCGATACTGAACCTGTTGAAAATGCACTGACTGTTCCCGTTGAAGCCGTTCTGCATTCTGGCGAGAGGAAGACGGTCTTTGTCGCTCTCGGTGAGGGCAAGTTCGAGCCGCGCCTGGTCAAGACGGGCCTGCTGAGTGAAGAGGGTGACATTGAAATCGTGCAGGGGTTGCTTGAAGGTGAAAACGTTGTTGTCAGCGCCCAGTTTATGCTCGACTCAGAGAGTAAACTGCGCGAAGCGATCCAGAAGATGCTCAATCCTGAACCTCCAGCACCTGCTGATCACAAGCACGATGAGCCGTCGATGAAAGAGTCCGATAAAGACCAGAAAGAACTTGAGAGCCTTTTTGAATAG
- a CDS encoding ferritin family protein, with product MSGIKYFSGFEVVRAAKEVEKNGHRFYSTMSERASDPTLKELFSWLAQDEIEHLKRLTQLEAKYQDGAIVEYEEEFLPYLSQFSDTKIFPDAEQLEAVLKTDTADIQALDLAIEAEEKFAEYFLKASALALADDGREAFGWLAGEEVRHAKILKERRAKFAGE from the coding sequence ATGAGTGGTATCAAGTACTTCAGTGGTTTTGAAGTTGTTCGCGCTGCAAAGGAAGTCGAAAAAAATGGCCATCGTTTTTATTCGACCATGTCGGAGAGAGCTTCCGATCCGACGTTAAAAGAGCTCTTCTCCTGGCTGGCTCAGGATGAGATTGAGCATCTCAAGCGCTTGACTCAATTGGAGGCAAAGTACCAGGATGGCGCAATCGTCGAGTATGAAGAGGAGTTTCTGCCATACTTGAGCCAATTCTCCGACACGAAAATTTTTCCTGATGCGGAACAGCTCGAAGCGGTTCTGAAAACTGACACGGCAGATATTCAGGCTCTTGATCTTGCGATAGAAGCAGAAGAGAAGTTCGCCGAATACTTTCTTAAAGCCAGTGCTCTTGCTCTGGCTGATGATGGCAGGGAAGCTTTCGGTTGGTTGGCTGGCGAAGAGGTCAGACACGCAAAGATCTTAAAAGAGCGTCGTGCTAAATTTGCCGGAGAGTAA
- the hcp gene encoding hydroxylamine reductase, giving the protein MFCYQCEQASKGTGCTAVGVCGKQPDVAALQDLLVYTMKGIAFWADKARANGAKDQEIDRFMIDGLFTTVTNVDFDPEAVAKFIAEGVRLRGKAKQLAGVYDGAVPGAAQDWALPASIDDQVKLGQLHGVKDYTVDADIHSVREIIMYGIKGYAAYADHARILGKESDEIYAYTHKALAAMLDDSLDLMANVGLAMEAGRINYVTMELLNQAHVEAYGHPVPTSVQLGTKAGKGILVSGHDLKFLEELLKQTEGTGVNIYTHGEMLPAHGYPGLKKYSHLVANYGGAWQDQHKEFAEFPGAIIFNTNCIQKPADSYVDRLFTWGLVQWPGVKHVEGWDFSEVIAKAQACGGFEDAPGQEILTGFGHNAILGVADKVIEGVKAGAIKHFFLVGGCDGAKSGRNYYTEFAEQAPKDTVILTLACGKFRFNKLDLGDIGGIPRLLDVGQCNDAYSAIQVAIALADAFECGVNDLPLSMVLSWYEQKAVAILLTLLHLGIKNIKLGPSLPAFITPNVLNFLVENYNIGPITTAEADLKEILG; this is encoded by the coding sequence ATGTTTTGTTACCAATGCGAGCAAGCATCCAAAGGAACCGGCTGTACAGCGGTTGGTGTCTGCGGCAAACAACCTGACGTAGCCGCCCTGCAAGACTTGTTGGTTTACACCATGAAAGGCATCGCATTCTGGGCCGACAAAGCTCGTGCAAATGGCGCCAAGGACCAGGAAATCGATCGTTTCATGATCGACGGCCTCTTCACTACCGTCACCAATGTCGACTTTGACCCTGAGGCTGTCGCAAAATTTATCGCTGAAGGCGTTCGTCTGCGCGGCAAGGCCAAGCAACTGGCCGGCGTTTATGATGGTGCCGTTCCTGGTGCGGCTCAAGACTGGGCCCTGCCTGCATCGATTGATGACCAGGTCAAGCTAGGCCAACTGCATGGAGTCAAAGACTACACCGTCGACGCTGACATTCACTCGGTTCGTGAGATCATCATGTATGGCATCAAGGGCTACGCAGCCTATGCTGACCATGCCCGCATCCTCGGCAAAGAATCTGATGAGATCTACGCTTACACTCACAAGGCCCTGGCCGCAATGCTCGACGACAGCCTCGACTTGATGGCGAACGTCGGTCTGGCCATGGAAGCCGGTCGCATCAACTATGTGACGATGGAGCTGCTCAACCAGGCTCATGTTGAAGCATACGGCCACCCGGTTCCAACTTCTGTCCAGTTGGGTACCAAGGCGGGCAAAGGCATTCTGGTTTCCGGCCACGACCTCAAGTTCCTTGAAGAGCTGCTCAAGCAGACCGAAGGGACAGGCGTCAACATCTACACCCACGGCGAGATGCTGCCTGCTCACGGCTATCCCGGCCTGAAGAAATACTCTCACCTGGTCGCTAACTATGGTGGTGCATGGCAAGACCAGCACAAAGAGTTCGCAGAATTCCCCGGCGCTATCATCTTCAACACCAACTGCATCCAGAAGCCTGCAGACAGCTACGTCGACCGCCTCTTCACCTGGGGTCTGGTGCAATGGCCTGGCGTCAAGCATGTTGAGGGTTGGGACTTCTCGGAAGTTATCGCTAAAGCCCAGGCGTGCGGTGGTTTCGAAGATGCTCCGGGCCAGGAGATCCTGACCGGCTTCGGTCACAACGCCATCCTCGGTGTTGCCGACAAGGTCATCGAAGGTGTCAAGGCCGGCGCGATCAAACATTTCTTCCTGGTCGGCGGCTGCGACGGTGCCAAATCCGGCCGTAACTACTACACCGAGTTTGCAGAGCAAGCTCCTAAAGATACCGTTATCCTGACCCTGGCTTGCGGTAAGTTCCGCTTTAACAAGCTCGACCTCGGCGATATCGGTGGCATCCCTCGCCTGCTCGATGTCGGTCAGTGCAACGACGCCTACAGCGCCATTCAGGTTGCCATCGCTCTTGCGGACGCATTCGAGTGCGGCGTCAACGACCTGCCCCTCTCCATGGTACTCTCATGGTACGAGCAGAAGGCCGTTGCCATCCTTCTGACGCTACTCCATCTCGGCATCAAGAACATCAAACTCGGACCTTCACTGCCGGCATTCATTACGCCGAACGTGCTCAACTTCCTGGTTGAGAATTACAACATTGGCCCGATCACAACTGCCGAAGCAGACCTCAAGGAGATCCTTGGCTAA
- a CDS encoding ACT domain-containing protein has protein sequence MQNRYIMTAFGKDRPGIVADVTSVLYETGCNLEDSTMSMLSDEFTINLLFSSSDANIETKLLDRCAEMEKTKSISAFIRPLKERSAVSQSNAAIATIHVEGLDQAGIVYKISQYLADNSLNIIDLKSTVKTTPESGTSLYLMDIHIHLTGGATPESIEEGLDDVAEELNVEITVRR, from the coding sequence ATGCAAAACCGTTATATCATGACCGCTTTTGGCAAAGATCGTCCTGGCATTGTAGCAGACGTAACCAGCGTGCTTTATGAAACCGGATGCAACCTTGAAGACAGCACCATGTCGATGCTGTCTGATGAATTCACGATCAACCTGCTATTCTCATCAAGCGACGCTAACATTGAGACAAAGCTCCTGGATCGTTGTGCAGAGATGGAAAAGACCAAGAGCATATCAGCCTTCATCCGACCGCTTAAAGAGCGTAGCGCCGTCAGCCAGTCTAATGCGGCCATCGCGACCATCCATGTTGAGGGGTTGGACCAGGCGGGTATCGTCTACAAGATCAGCCAATATCTTGCCGACAATTCATTGAACATAATCGACCTCAAATCCACCGTCAAAACGACCCCGGAGAGTGGAACCTCGCTTTACCTGATGGATATCCATATTCATCTCACCGGAGGTGCAACGCCAGAATCCATCGAAGAAGGACTCGACGATGTTGCCGAAGAGCTTAACGTAGAGATCACAGTAAGAAGATAA
- a CDS encoding pilus assembly protein PilZ, with protein MAESRYKKRHRKRISLNFGISKAEKFGFTDDINHDGLFIRSSVCAKPGASIKVEIKHESGLIAFLGEVRWAKKVPANILHKLKGGMGVQIISFLSGEELYHALCEELVEKWGT; from the coding sequence ATGGCGGAAAGTCGTTACAAGAAGCGCCACCGCAAACGGATTTCACTTAACTTTGGAATCAGCAAGGCCGAAAAGTTTGGTTTTACAGACGACATCAATCACGATGGGCTATTTATCCGTTCTTCCGTTTGCGCTAAACCTGGAGCGTCCATAAAGGTAGAGATCAAGCACGAGTCTGGCTTGATTGCATTTTTGGGCGAGGTGCGTTGGGCTAAAAAGGTTCCAGCCAACATTCTACACAAGCTCAAAGGCGGGATGGGCGTACAGATTATCTCTTTCTTGTCTGGCGAAGAGCTTTATCATGCGCTATGCGAGGAACTTGTTGAAAAGTGGGGGACATAA
- a CDS encoding AsmA family protein encodes MNKWLKILFGVGAVLILLVVTLLVLATVLITPERVKETILPLAEENIQRKIELGDIEVSLLSGIEIHGLKLYEKNGQDLFVSTDMVRLKYQLLPLLAMKVVIDEVRLEKPNVRVVRYKDGQFNYSDLVDGEDSEPTPGETQPQIPQGSESTSSENDRPISLLVSNLLLQDGQMVFLDHVLNDKAPYRYEISGLQVAAKGVTLTGKIPLSVQCQLNESPLTLDGHINLQPFSVDFDIAMKALDVVAFSPYFKESLPGNLGGAKLSLEATLLGSFEDFGLKGSVSLADLDLLLDSMPEAPLENADVNVDFDLLLAHKKDLLQVHSFDLDFNGIKLGVVGKIDTVLTRPTLNLTLSVPDLKIRQAIDAVPQSLIGDVSSLDPAGSLSAEASLAGSLENPQSLLKSAQVDLEGVQATAGGQRPAFSGRLLLSGDHLKSEGLQVRLGDNNADIKLTASRLFTPPAVVTADITSKRFLLEPLLLGSASPAAAAEEVVTASNRGQGDDKELGPFDIPVHATGTISVAEALWKDLTIKDFIARYELKDNIFKLSQMDGNVAGGSFRTTASVDLRKKGLAYSANLDLNAVQADPLLTAFLPKAAGSLLGAMNLSVDLDGRGSQWKSMSRNLSGAGDMLVSDGRLASPGLVKGFSSIVQLSDLKDIQFENFKAQFKVVNGKVKLDSQLTSERLKLSPQGSIGLDGSLDLGLDTRLSPELSAKLDKGGSVTRYLEDQDGWTQLPLLLTGDFSSPRFGLDPKGINRQASKALGQELNRQLDKLFRPKDSSSTTETQSGEEAEPAEDPGRKLLQDSLQKLFGN; translated from the coding sequence ATGAATAAATGGTTGAAAATACTTTTCGGTGTCGGCGCTGTCCTGATTCTACTTGTTGTTACCTTGCTCGTACTGGCGACGGTGTTGATTACCCCTGAGAGGGTGAAAGAAACAATCCTGCCGCTGGCTGAAGAGAACATCCAGCGCAAGATCGAACTTGGCGACATTGAGGTCAGCCTGCTCTCCGGCATCGAGATTCACGGGCTGAAGCTCTATGAGAAGAACGGCCAGGATCTGTTCGTCTCTACCGATATGGTCAGGCTCAAATACCAACTGTTACCATTATTGGCGATGAAGGTTGTTATTGATGAGGTCCGCCTGGAAAAGCCGAATGTCAGGGTCGTTCGATATAAAGATGGGCAGTTCAATTATAGCGATCTGGTCGATGGCGAGGACTCTGAACCCACACCTGGAGAGACTCAGCCTCAAATTCCACAAGGCAGTGAGTCGACGAGCAGCGAGAATGACCGTCCTATCAGCCTGCTTGTTTCAAACCTGCTCCTTCAGGATGGACAGATGGTATTCCTCGATCATGTCCTGAATGACAAAGCGCCTTATCGTTATGAAATCTCTGGCTTGCAGGTCGCTGCAAAGGGCGTAACGCTCACCGGGAAGATCCCACTCTCGGTGCAATGCCAACTCAACGAAAGCCCTTTGACACTTGATGGGCATATCAACCTGCAGCCCTTCAGCGTGGACTTCGACATCGCAATGAAGGCTCTCGATGTTGTCGCATTCAGCCCCTATTTCAAGGAAAGTCTGCCCGGCAATCTGGGTGGGGCGAAACTATCTCTCGAAGCAACCCTGCTCGGAAGCTTCGAAGATTTTGGTTTGAAAGGCTCAGTATCTCTGGCTGACCTGGATCTTCTCCTTGACTCCATGCCGGAAGCTCCTCTGGAAAATGCAGACGTGAATGTCGACTTCGACCTCTTGCTGGCTCATAAGAAGGATTTACTTCAGGTTCATAGCTTTGATCTTGATTTCAACGGTATCAAGCTCGGGGTCGTCGGTAAGATCGACACTGTTCTTACCAGGCCGACTCTCAATCTCACCCTCTCTGTTCCTGATTTAAAAATCCGTCAGGCGATTGATGCCGTACCGCAGAGCTTGATTGGTGACGTCAGTTCCCTTGACCCTGCGGGTTCACTTTCAGCAGAGGCCTCTTTGGCCGGCTCTCTTGAGAACCCTCAATCCTTATTGAAATCGGCACAGGTTGATCTTGAAGGTGTTCAGGCCACGGCAGGGGGGCAACGTCCTGCTTTTTCCGGACGCTTACTGTTGAGCGGTGACCATCTTAAATCTGAAGGGTTACAGGTTCGTCTCGGTGACAATAACGCTGACATTAAGCTCACGGCCAGCCGACTCTTTACTCCACCGGCGGTTGTGACTGCGGATATTACTTCAAAGAGGTTCCTGCTTGAGCCCCTCCTGCTGGGTAGCGCGTCACCGGCTGCCGCCGCAGAAGAGGTGGTGACAGCGTCGAACAGGGGGCAGGGTGACGATAAGGAGCTTGGTCCCTTTGATATCCCGGTACATGCTACCGGAACCATCTCGGTGGCTGAGGCCCTCTGGAAAGATTTGACAATCAAAGATTTCATTGCCCGTTATGAACTGAAAGATAATATTTTCAAACTTTCACAGATGGATGGCAATGTGGCTGGTGGCTCATTCAGGACTACTGCCAGTGTCGATCTTAGGAAGAAAGGCCTTGCCTACAGCGCAAACCTTGATTTAAATGCTGTTCAGGCGGACCCGTTGCTGACTGCCTTCCTGCCGAAAGCAGCGGGAAGCCTGCTCGGAGCTATGAACCTGTCGGTTGATCTGGATGGTCGAGGCTCTCAGTGGAAATCTATGAGTCGTAATCTCTCTGGCGCTGGAGATATGCTGGTTTCAGACGGACGCCTGGCGAGTCCGGGGTTGGTCAAGGGCTTCAGCTCTATTGTGCAGCTTTCAGATCTTAAAGATATCCAGTTTGAAAATTTCAAAGCTCAGTTCAAGGTTGTTAATGGAAAGGTTAAGTTGGACAGCCAGCTTACCAGCGAACGGCTGAAACTGTCTCCGCAAGGCTCGATCGGTTTGGATGGCTCTCTGGATTTGGGCCTTGATACACGTCTTAGCCCAGAACTTTCGGCCAAGCTTGATAAAGGTGGCAGTGTCACGCGCTACCTGGAAGATCAGGACGGTTGGACCCAGCTGCCGTTACTGCTGACAGGAGACTTCTCCTCACCCCGATTCGGTCTTGATCCGAAAGGAATCAACCGTCAGGCGAGTAAAGCTTTGGGTCAGGAGCTAAATCGTCAGCTTGATAAACTATTCAGGCCGAAAGACAGCAGCAGTACTACCGAGACTCAATCCGGAGAAGAGGCTGAACCTGCAGAGGACCCGGGCCGTAAGTTGTTACAGGATTCTCTACAGAAACTCTTTGGCAATTGA
- a CDS encoding EVE domain-containing protein encodes MNYWLMKSEPDCFSLDDLQQMPNMTDHWDGVRNYQARNLMRDTIKVGDGVLFYHSNCKEPSIVGLAKVVREGYPDHTALDPREKHFDPKSTDEKPIWFMVDVQYLCHLPHPLSRDALRQHPTLSGMGVLRKGNRLSVQPVTAEEWQTVLSVNGVDDPLQA; translated from the coding sequence ATGAATTACTGGTTAATGAAGTCTGAACCTGATTGTTTCTCTCTCGATGACTTGCAGCAGATGCCGAACATGACTGATCACTGGGACGGAGTGCGTAATTACCAGGCCCGAAACCTTATGCGTGATACCATCAAAGTTGGTGACGGCGTGCTTTTCTACCACAGCAATTGCAAGGAACCGTCGATAGTCGGGCTGGCCAAGGTCGTGCGAGAAGGTTATCCGGATCATACCGCCCTTGATCCACGCGAGAAGCACTTTGATCCCAAGTCTACGGATGAAAAGCCAATTTGGTTTATGGTAGACGTTCAGTACCTTTGTCACCTTCCGCACCCTTTAAGTCGAGATGCGCTGCGTCAACATCCGACGCTCAGTGGCATGGGTGTCTTGCGCAAGGGCAACCGCCTTTCGGTGCAACCCGTTACCGCTGAAGAGTGGCAAACGGTCCTTTCTGTAAATGGTGTAGATGACCCGTTACAAGCATGA
- a CDS encoding efflux RND transporter permease subunit — MLENIIDWSIKNKFIVILITFFCIIGGVYTLANTPVDAIPDLSDVQVIVFTEYKGQAPQVVEDQVTYPLTTQMLAVPGAKVVRGYSFFGLSFVYIIFEDGTDLYWARSRVLEYLNYAAGKLPQGVTPSLGPDATGVGWIYEYVLESDQHDLQELRSIQDWFLRYELTAVAGVSEVASIGGYVKQYQVEVDPDRLLAYHITIPQIKKAIQSSNNDVGGRLVEMAETEFMVRGLGYIQSKADIENVVIGTDKQGTPILVQDLARVSIGPELRRGAAELDGKGEAVGGIVVMRYGENALKTIENVKEKLEQLKAGLPEGVTIKPVYDRSGLIERAVDTLKEKLIEESIVVAIITALFLFHFSSALVAIFTLPVAILAAFIIMHFQGINANIMSLGGIAIAIGAMIDAAIIMIENMHKHLERDRGKLPHWQIVANASKEVGPALFYSLLVITVSFFPVFTLGEQSGRMFKPLAYTKTYAMGAAALLSITVVPVLMGWFIRGKIPDENKNPLNRFLIRIYHPVVDFVLKFRWPVLIVALLLTASSYIPFKKMGSEFMPPLYEGDLLYMPTTLPGISITKAKELLQQTDRIIAEFPEVERVFGKVGRAETATDPAPLSMLETTITLKPEVEWRTVHHDRFYTGWSDTWDWLKTPLRAIWPELGPIDVEQLKAEMNDAIKFPGLTNAWTMPIKTRIDMLSTGIKTPVGIKIMGDDLEVLSSLGEQIEAIVRDIPGTLSAFSERVVGGNYLDYEIDRLAAARYGLTVGAVQDIIKAAIGGMTVTETVEGLERYSVNVRYQRDYRNDLQSLERILIPLPSGKHIPLSQIAEIKIKKGPPGIKTENARRTAWVYVDLRGTDVGSYVENAKKVIEEQVDLPVGYNIVWSGQYEYMEKASATLKVVIPLTLLIIFVIIYMNTKSMVKTGIIFVALPLSLVGCFWYIYLLGYNMSVAVWIGIIALAGISAETGVVMLLYLDLAFDLWNKNGRMLNLGDLTQAIHYGAVKRIRPKVMTICVIIAGLIPIMWSHGAGADVMKRIAAPMIGGVVTSGLMELLVFPVIYFMWRGLKLEKSRVPTGLEDPQE, encoded by the coding sequence ATGCTTGAAAATATCATCGACTGGTCCATAAAGAACAAGTTTATCGTTATTCTGATTACTTTTTTCTGCATTATCGGTGGCGTCTATACCCTCGCAAACACACCGGTAGATGCTATCCCGGATCTTTCTGACGTTCAAGTTATCGTCTTTACCGAATACAAGGGCCAAGCTCCCCAGGTCGTTGAGGATCAGGTTACTTATCCTTTAACCACACAGATGCTGGCAGTTCCCGGCGCGAAGGTTGTCCGTGGCTATTCTTTCTTCGGCCTGTCTTTCGTCTATATCATTTTTGAAGACGGCACGGACCTCTACTGGGCTCGTTCACGCGTCCTTGAGTATCTAAATTACGCTGCGGGCAAGTTGCCCCAGGGCGTGACACCAAGCCTTGGTCCAGATGCCACCGGGGTTGGCTGGATCTATGAGTATGTCCTGGAAAGTGACCAGCACGATTTACAGGAACTCCGCTCCATTCAGGACTGGTTTTTACGTTATGAGTTGACGGCGGTCGCAGGGGTTTCTGAGGTCGCTTCTATCGGTGGGTACGTTAAGCAGTACCAAGTCGAGGTCGACCCTGATCGCCTGCTCGCCTACCACATTACGATTCCGCAGATCAAAAAAGCGATTCAAAGTTCCAATAACGATGTCGGTGGCCGCCTGGTTGAAATGGCTGAAACTGAATTCATGGTTCGGGGCCTCGGTTACATTCAATCCAAGGCCGACATCGAGAACGTGGTTATTGGTACGGATAAGCAAGGAACGCCTATCCTTGTTCAGGACCTTGCCCGGGTTAGTATCGGCCCTGAGCTGCGTCGTGGTGCCGCTGAGCTTGATGGCAAAGGAGAAGCGGTCGGCGGTATCGTCGTTATGCGCTACGGTGAGAATGCCCTGAAGACCATCGAGAATGTTAAGGAAAAGCTTGAACAGCTCAAGGCCGGTCTTCCGGAGGGAGTAACGATCAAGCCCGTTTATGACAGGAGTGGTCTTATCGAGCGCGCAGTCGATACGCTCAAGGAAAAACTGATCGAAGAGAGTATTGTCGTTGCCATTATCACGGCACTCTTTCTGTTCCATTTCTCCAGTGCCCTGGTTGCCATATTCACTCTGCCTGTGGCAATCCTGGCCGCTTTCATCATCATGCATTTCCAAGGTATCAATGCGAACATCATGAGCCTGGGTGGTATCGCCATCGCTATCGGTGCCATGATCGATGCCGCCATCATCATGATCGAAAATATGCACAAGCATCTCGAGCGGGACCGCGGCAAACTACCTCACTGGCAGATCGTTGCCAATGCTTCAAAAGAGGTTGGACCGGCGCTCTTTTATTCTTTATTGGTTATTACCGTCTCCTTCTTTCCTGTTTTTACTCTTGGGGAACAATCCGGCCGGATGTTCAAACCTTTGGCGTATACAAAAACCTATGCCATGGGCGCCGCCGCACTCCTGTCGATAACGGTCGTGCCAGTTCTTATGGGCTGGTTTATCCGCGGCAAGATTCCTGATGAGAATAAGAACCCGCTCAACCGTTTTCTGATCCGTATTTATCATCCTGTAGTTGATTTTGTTCTGAAATTCCGCTGGCCGGTTTTGATTGTCGCTTTATTGCTTACCGCGTCTAGTTACATTCCTTTTAAGAAAATGGGCTCCGAGTTCATGCCTCCGTTGTACGAAGGCGACCTGCTCTACATGCCGACAACCCTGCCGGGAATTTCGATCACCAAGGCCAAGGAGTTGCTTCAGCAAACGGATCGAATTATTGCTGAGTTTCCTGAGGTTGAAAGGGTCTTCGGAAAAGTCGGCCGCGCCGAAACAGCAACCGACCCGGCACCTCTTTCTATGTTGGAAACCACGATTACCCTTAAACCGGAAGTGGAGTGGCGCACCGTCCACCATGATCGATTCTATACAGGTTGGTCCGATACCTGGGATTGGTTAAAGACACCTTTACGGGCTATCTGGCCTGAGCTTGGCCCGATCGATGTGGAACAATTGAAAGCGGAAATGAACGATGCGATCAAGTTTCCGGGTTTGACCAACGCCTGGACCATGCCGATTAAAACCCGCATTGACATGCTTTCCACGGGTATCAAGACTCCAGTCGGTATCAAAATTATGGGTGATGACCTGGAAGTCCTTTCCTCTCTTGGCGAGCAGATAGAGGCCATTGTTCGTGATATCCCTGGAACCTTGAGCGCATTTTCAGAACGCGTGGTTGGTGGAAATTATCTCGATTATGAAATAGATCGTTTGGCTGCGGCACGTTATGGACTTACTGTTGGCGCTGTTCAGGACATCATCAAGGCGGCTATCGGCGGGATGACTGTGACGGAAACCGTCGAAGGGTTAGAGCGCTACTCGGTAAACGTTCGTTATCAACGTGACTATCGTAACGACCTGCAGTCTCTCGAGCGTATTCTGATCCCTCTGCCCAGCGGCAAGCATATTCCCTTGTCACAAATTGCAGAGATCAAGATCAAAAAAGGCCCCCCGGGAATCAAGACTGAAAACGCCCGTCGAACCGCTTGGGTGTATGTTGATTTGCGTGGCACGGACGTGGGTAGTTATGTCGAAAATGCCAAGAAGGTTATCGAGGAGCAGGTTGATCTGCCGGTCGGCTACAATATTGTCTGGAGTGGCCAGTACGAGTACATGGAGAAGGCGAGTGCCACTCTTAAGGTCGTGATCCCGCTGACATTGCTGATTATCTTCGTTATTATCTATATGAACACCAAAAGTATGGTCAAAACCGGCATCATTTTCGTGGCTTTGCCGCTCTCTCTGGTTGGCTGCTTCTGGTACATTTACCTGCTTGGCTATAATATGTCGGTTGCAGTCTGGATCGGAATTATTGCCCTGGCAGGGATCTCGGCTGAGACCGGAGTCGTTATGCTTCTTTATCTCGACCTGGCTTTTGACCTCTGGAATAAAAATGGTCGCATGCTCAATCTTGGCGATCTGACTCAGGCTATTCATTATGGCGCTGTGAAAAGGATTCGACCCAAGGTCATGACCATCTGCGTCATTATCGCAGGCCTGATACCGATCATGTGGTCCCATGGTGCCGGTGCAGACGTAATGAAACGCATCGCGGCACCGATGATTGGCGGTGTTGTTACCTCGGGACTGATGGAGTTGCTCGTTTTCCCGGTCATCTATTTCATGTGGCGCGGCCTTAAGCTCGAGAAATCACGCGTTCCCACTGGCTTGGAAGATCCACAAGAATAA